A DNA window from Jaculus jaculus isolate mJacJac1 chromosome 1, mJacJac1.mat.Y.cur, whole genome shotgun sequence contains the following coding sequences:
- the LOC123460712 gene encoding cytochrome P450 2C42-like: MEVEANLCGGTTIITSLSSVLHNDTEFSDPKTFDPSHFLDKSGNFKKSDFFMPFSTGKRVCVGESLARMELFLFLTTILQSFNLKSLVDPKDLDITPVVNGFVSLHPRYQLCFMPVRSHQPALFMALCER; the protein is encoded by the exons ATGGAAGTAGAAGCAAATCTCTGTGGG GGCACAACTATAATAACATCACTGTCATCAGTGCTGCACAATGACACAGAATTCTCCGACCCAAAGACCTTTGACCCGAGTCACTTTCTGGATAAGAGTGGCAACTTTAAGAAAAGTGATTTCTTTATGCCTTTTTCAACAG GAAAACGGGTTTGTGTGGGAGAGAGCCTGGCCCGAATGGAGTTGTTTTTATTCCTGACCACCATTTTACAGAGCTTTAACCTGAAATCTCTAGTTGATCCAAAAGATCTTGATATTACCCCAGTTGTCAATGGGTTTGTTTCTCTTCACCCCAGgtaccagctctgcttcatgccTGTCCGAAGTCATCAACCAGCTCTCTTCATGGCATTGT gTGAACGGTAA